CAGGACCGGCCCAGCCGGGCTACCCGCAGCCGCAGCCGTCGAGCGCACCGCCCGCCTACCCGTCGAGCGGACCGCCCGCCTACCCGCCGGGTGGCCAGCCTGCCTACGCACCAGGGCAGGCCGCCTACACGCCGGACGGGCAGCCCGCCTACGGGCAGGGTGGGCAGCAGCCGCCGAAGTCCCGCAAGGGGCTCATCATCGGGCTCGTCGTCGGTGCGGTGGTGCTGCTGCTCCTCGTCTGCGGTGGCGCCGTGGCGCTGATCCTCAACGCCGCCGACGACGACACCACGCCGACGGCGTCGAGCACGAGGTCGGTCGCGCCGACCGGGGCCGCGTCACCGCAGAACAACAACGGGGTCACGGCCAACTCGTCCAGCGACTTCGGCGACGTGTGCCAGGGCGGAACGATCCTCAACGCGGCCGAGGTCGGCAGCCTCGCCACCGCCAAGGCGTACGTGTTCAGCAACACCCCCGCCCGGATGACGAGCTGGAGCAGCAAGATCCTCGACTCCGACGCGTCCTATTACGCCAAGTCGGCCGACTACTCCACGGTGAGCGTCGTCGGCTGCCTCGCCTACCAGGAGGGCAGCGAGGGCGCCGGGCAGAAGTGCGACATCAAGGCGAGCGACGGCACGAAGCTGACCGTCGACTACCTCTCGTCGCGCTACACCCTGACCTTCTACGCGGCCAAGACCGGCGAGAAGATCGGTGACGGCGGGACGATCAACGCGCCCGCCAACAAGTGCCCGATGCTCATCAGCTACAACCGCGAGACGCTGAAGTCCTACGCCTCGCCCGACAACGCGGCCATCGATGCCGCGGTCAAGAAGTTCGTCACCGCCTGAGCGTGCCAGCACCGCGGCCCGGGGGCCGCACCCCGGCCGGGGTGCGGCCCCCGCTGCTGACGGCATCGCTTGCGGGTGGCCGACGCCGGACGGCTAGGCTCGACGGAGTTGGGAGGCGAGCTGATGCCCCGAGGCCGCACGCGTGCCGATCAGGCCGCCGCCGAGCCGGTCACCGATACCGGCGAGGCGATGCTTCCGATCGTCCGCGAACTCCTCGCGGCGATCCCGTCGAGCTGCACCTGGCTGCTGCCCGTTCGCGACGGCGCCGGGCAGATCGTCGACTTCCGGATCGGGGCGGCGGGTGCCGAGTCGCGGGACGTGACCGGGCGCAGCGGCACCGAGCGGGTGGGCGCGCTCCTCGGCGAGCTCTACCCCAGCATGATCGGCGGTCCGCTGTGGCAGCTGTACCTCCAGGTCAGCGCCGATCGGCAGCCCGCGCAGCTGTCGAACTTCCGCTACCAGGAGCAGCGGGCCGGGGTGGTCGCGGTCTCGGTCTTCGACGTGAGCGTGCACTGGGCCTGTGGCGGCCTGCTCGTGTGGTGGCAGCGGCTCGACGAGTACCAGCGGCGCCTGGACCAGACGGAGTTCCTCGGCAACCTGGGCTGGGGCGAGTTCGACCTGGCGACCGGTCGCAACGAATGGTCGCCGGGGATGTACCGGCTCTTCGAGCGCGACCCGGCGCTCGGGCCGCTGTCGCGGGCGGAGCAGACGGCCGCGATCGTCGCCGACGACCAGCCGCTGCGGGAGACGGCGTGGCAGCTCCTCGACGGCGGCATCGTCTCCGACCTCACCCTGCGGGTGCGGGTGGGCGACGGAATCAAGGCGCTGCGGCTCGTCGCCGACGTGGCCCGCGACGCCGAGGGCAACCCCGTGAAGATCTACGGCGTGGTGCAGGACGTCACCGCCCGGGAGGAGTCCCTCAGCGCGGTCGACCGCCTCCGGGAGGAGCTGCGCAGCAGGGAGCTGTCGGCGCTCGCCGAGCACCGTCTCGCCGGGCAGCTCCAGCAGGTCATCCAGCCGCTGCCGAGCGACCCGATCGACCTGCCCGGTGTGCAGGTGCTGGTGCGTTACGTCCCGGCGGGCAGCCCGGTCCAGGTCGGCGGCGACTGGTACCACGCGATCGAGACCGCCGACGGGCGAGTGGTGCTGGCGATCGGCGACGTGGTCGGGCACGGTCTCGCCTCGGCGACCGCGATGGCGCAGCTGCGCTACGCCCTGACCGCGTGGACCAGCATCGGCATCAGCGACCCCGGTCCGTTGATGAGCCACCTCAACGGGCTGTGCCTGCGGCTCGGCACCACCTCGACGGCGGTGATCGCGCTCTTCGACCCGGCCGACGGCAGCCTGCGCTGGGCCCGGGGCGGGCACCTGCCGCCGCTGCACACGCGGGGCGGTCGGGTCACCGCGCTGCCGCACCCGCAGGGGCTGCTGCTCGGCGCCTCGGCGGCCGCGGTCTATCCGGAGGCGATGGTCCACCTGGACTCGGCTGACCTGCTGCTCTTCTACACCGATGGGCTGGTGGAGCGGCGCGGTCACGACCAGGAGGAGATCCTGACGAGGGTGGTCGACACCCTCTCGGCCGCCGACGAGGGCGCGGCCGGGGCCTGGTCCGCTGTGGACGGACTGCTCGAATACGCCAGCCCCGACGACGACACCTGCCTGCTGGCAGTGCGGATCACGCCCTAGAGGTCCATCACCAACCGGTGCCGTACGCCGTAGGCGGTGTGCACCACGGTGACCCGGTCGCAGATCCGGTCGACGATGGCGAGACCCCGACCGCCGGGCGATGTGACCTGCGGCATCACCGGTGGGGCGAGGTCGCCGAGCCGACCGCCGTCCTCGACCTCGCAGATCACGGCGCCCTCCTCGGTCCACACTCGCACCAGGCCGCCACCCGAGGTGTGCTGGAGCGTGTTGGTGGCGAGCTCGCTGACGGCGAGGGTGAGCAGGTCCGCACGGGACGGGGTGAGACCTGCCAGGGTCGCCCGGTCGTGCACGAACGACCGGACCCCCTGCAGGTCGGTCGCGACCTGGTAGGTGAGTTCGGCGGGTGGCGCTGCTGCCGGTTCGGACACGGGATCGGTCTCCTGGTCGGGGCGGTTGTGCGGCGTTTCCTAGCTGTCAGCTCCGGCCGAGGCCGGTGGGGCGAGGAGTTCGGCGACTCCGGTGAGCTCCAGCACCTGCGCGACCACGCCGGTCGCACCGGTGGCGTACAGCCGGCGGGTGGCCTGCACGGCTGCATGATGGGCGGTGACGAGCGCGTGGATCCCGCTGGAGTCGAGGAACTCGACATCGGACAGGTCGACGGTGACGATCCGGGCGTCCGCGACGGCGGCGAGCAGGGTCGCCGTCAGCTCCTCCCGGCCGGCCAGGTCGCAGTCTCCGGCGACGGCGACCACTGTGTGCGCTGGCCCACGGGAGACGTGCGTGGTCAAGCGTCCCGACATCGTTTCGTGATCCATCCTAGGTGAGGGGCCCAGTCATGCCCATCATGGCACTTCCGGAGCCGAGGCGCTTCCGTCGGTGGCCTCGGGGCGTGCGGTGGCCCGGCGGGCGTCGGTGACGGCCTGCGTCATCCGGCGTACGACGGTCGAGGCGATCTTCAGCTCGGTGACCGGGATGTCGGCTGACGCGTGGGCCATGCCGACGCCGAGCGGTGCGAAGAACTGCATCGCGAGCTGCAGCGCGACATTCTGCATCCGGATCGTCACCTTGCGCCGGTCGTGCGGGTCGCGGTCGCGCACGACGTGCCCCGCCGACTCCAGCCGGTCGATGAGCGCGGTGGTCGCGGGTGCCCCGAGCCCGAGCCGGCCGGCCAGCTCACCGGCGGTCATCGGGTGCCCTGCCTGCGCACTTGCGCTGATCCACATGATGGCGTTGAGATGGCTGCGACCGAGACCGTGCGCACGGGCGAAGACATCGACGAAGACGTCGGACTCCACAGTGAAGGTCCGGAGCGCGTCGACCAGATCGTCGAGTGCTTCGGACCTGACGGCGTTCTCCTCGCTGCCCCCGGCCACGACGACCATGCTATCATTTCGATTCTCGAAATATTCGTTAAATGAACAATAGGAGTTGGCGATGGGCAGCCGCTTCATCAAGATCATAACTGGTCGGGTCGGGTCGATTCTCATCCTGATCGCCACCGCCGTGCTCTCGGCGCTGGTCTTCGCCACCTCACCCGAGCAGCCCCAGGCGCAGCCCGGCGACGGGCTGCCCGCCGGAGCGCAGTCGACCCGCGTCACCGAGCTCGGCGACCGGTTCGCCAGCGGTCGGCAGTCCTCGGCGATCGTCGTCTACGAGCGCGCCGATGCCGCGCTCACCGGCGAGGACAAGGCCGCGATCGAGAACGCGCGGACCGCCCTCGCGGCGCGGGCGCTGGGTGGCAAGCTGCCACCGCCCGTCGTCTCCGAGGACGGGCAAGCGGCGCTGCTCATCGTCCCGCTCTCCGGTGACCTCGACGGCGACGCGCTCGGCACGACCGTCGACGGCATCCGCGACGACGTACGGGCGCCGGGCGCCGGGCTCCCGGCCGGACTCTCGGCGCAGGTGACCGGCGGTGCGGCATTCAGCCGGGACATCTCGGCCGCCTTCGACGGTGCCGACGTCACCCTGCTCGTCTCGACCGCCGCCGTCGTGGCGCTGCTGCTGCTCATCACCTACCGCAGCCCGTTCCTGTGGATCATCCCGCTGACGGTGATCGGCATCGGCGACCAGGTGGTGGCGAAGCTGCTGCCCTGGGTGGCGAACCTCGTCGGCGAGCGTACCGACGCGTCGATCAGCGGCATCGTCTCCGTGCTGGTCTTCGGCGCGGGCACCGACTACGCGCTGCTGCTCATCTCCCGTTACCGCGAGGAACTGCGCCGGACCGAGTCGCGCCGCGAGGCGATGGCCGGAGCGCTCCGAGGGGCCGCACCGGCGATCCTCGCGAGCGCCGGTACCGTCATCCTGGCGCTGCTCACCCTGCTCTTCGCGGTGCTGACCAGCAACCGCACCCTCGGCATCTCGGCCGCCCTCGGCGTCGCGGTCGCCCTCGTCTTCGGCCTGGTCGTGCTGCCCGCCGCGCTCGTCTGCTTCCCTCGCGGCATCTTCTGGCCCTTCGTGCCCAAGGTCGGCAGCGCCGACCCGAGCGAGACCGGCTTCTGGTCCAGGGTGGCCAAAGGCGTCGGCCGCCGCCCGGCGGTCGTCCTGGTCGGTGCCGGGGTCGTGCTGGCGAGCCTCGCACTGGGTCTGCTCGGCACCAACGTCGGCCTGTCGCAGACCGAGCAGTTCCGCACCGAGGTCGAGTCGGTCACCGCGCAGGAGACCCTGGCCAGGCACTACCCGCCGGGTTCGTCGCAGCCTGCCGCCGTCATCGTCAACGCGGCCGCCGGCCAGCGGGCCGCCGACGAGCTCCGGGGCATCGGCGGGGTGACCCGGGTCGAGGAGCCGGAGACCTCCGAGGACGGCACGCTCACCCAGCTGCGGGTGCAGCTGACCGCCGAGTCCGGCACCCCGGCCGCCGACGCCACGGTCACCGCGATGCGCGACAGGCTCGCCGGGATCGCCGGAGCGGATGCCTACGTCGGCGGCGCACCCGCCGCCGACCTGGATAAACGCGACGCCAACGTACGCGATGACATGGTGATCGCCCCGCTGGTGCTCGCCGTCGTCCTGATCGTGCTCATCGCGCTGCTGCGATCCCTGGTCGCGCCGATCCTGCTGCTGATCACCGTCATCGTCAGCTTCGCGGCGAGCCTGGGCGCGGCGACCTTCGTCTTCCACCTCGTCGGGATTCCGGCGCTGGACGCCGCGGTGCCGCTGCTCGCGTTCCTCTTCCTCGTCGCGCTCGGCGTGGACTACAACATCTTCCTGGTGACCCGGGCGCGGGAGGAGACCGCCGCACGCGGAGACACCAGGGCCGGGATGCTGCGGGCGCTCTCGGCGACCGGTGGCGTGATCACCTCGGCGGGCATCCTGCTCGCGGCGGTCTTCGCGGTGCTCGGCGTGCTGCCGGTCATCGTGCTCACCCAGCTCGGCATCATCGTCGGCATCGGCGTGCTGCTCGACACGCTGCTGGTGCGGACCGTGGTCGTTCCCGCGCTGGCCCTGCTGCTCGGCGAGCGGTTCTGGTGGCCGGCCCGCCCGGCCGAGGGGGCCGGCGCGAACCGGGCCACCGCCTCGGATCCGTCGGCGTGACGTCCGACCCCGGCCTGGATCAGGAGAGATCCTCGTCCACGCCGGGGTCGACCTTGCTGCCGTCGCGCATCTGCATGTATGGCTCCTGGTCGGCCGGGTGGCCGGCCGCGATCGCCCGGCGGCGCTCCAGCTCGGCGTCGAACTCCGCGCCGAAGAGGATCGCGACGTTGCTCAGCCACAGCCAGGTGAGGAAGACGATGACACCGCCGAGGGTGCCGTAGGTGGCGTCGTAGGAGCCGAAGTGTGCGGTGTAGAGGGCGAAGAGCAGCGAGATCGCCACCCAGAGCACCACGGCGACGAGCCCGCCCGGGCTGACCCAGGCGAAGCCGCCCTGGCGGACGTTCGGGCAGGCCCAGTAGAGGATGGCGAAGAGCAGGCCGATGATGACCACGAGTACCGGCCACTTCAGCACGTTCCAGGTGTCGACCGCCGCCGGACCGATGCCGAAGACATCGCCGACGCGCTGGGCGAGCTCGCCGCTGAGGACCACGATCAGCATGCTCGCCACGAGGAGTACGCCGGTGACGAGGGTGACGCCGATCCGGATCGGAACCGTCTTCCAGACCGGGCGGCCCTCCTTGACGTCATAGATGGCGTTGGAGGCCTGCATGAACCCGGCCACATAGCCCGAGGCCGACCAGGTGGCGACGAGCAGGCCGATGACGGCGGCCAGCCCGGCCTTGCCCTGGCCGTGCTGCACGTTCTCCACCGCCGCGGTCACGATGTCGCGGGCGGACGCGGGCACGATCGGGATCACGTTGTCCACAAGAGACTGTGTCAGCGAGTCGTCGAGCAGGCCCAGGATGGCGACGAGCACCAGCAGACCCGGAAAGAGCGACAGGACGCTGTAGTAGGTGAGGGCCGCCGCCCAGACCGTCAGGTTGTCCCGGCGGAACTCCTTGACCGTCATGACGATCGCCGACCACCAGTCGTGGCCGCTGAGCCGGGCGGGGGAGGCGGGACCGGCCTCCGGCGGGGGTGCCTGCTCGGATGTCGGCTGCGCGTGACTGCTCATGGTCACGCTCATACCCGTGAGCACGGATGAGCACGCAAGATCGGCGCAACTCTTGAAGAGTTGCGCCGATCTTGCGAACGCCGAAGGAGCCGGGACAGCTGTCCCGGCTCCTTCGGCGTTTCGGATGCGTCAGACCGCGGAGCGGCCGCGCATGCCGGAGACGAGGGCGACTCCGACTGCGGCGAGGCCGATCTGGAAGACGAGTTCGATCCAGTCGATGCCGTCGGTGACGGCGACGCCGACGGCCTGGGCGATCAGGGTGCCGACGATGGCGGCGATGATGCCGACGACGATGGTGAGCCAGATCGGCAGGTTCTGCCGGCCCGGGAGCACCAGGCGGCCGAGGGCGCCGATGATGAGTCCGACGATGATCGCTGAAATGATTCCGGCGACGGTCATGGCTTTGTCTCCTTCAGTTACAGGGGAGGGGGTCCCACACCTAGAAAGTGCCCCGTCCCGCTTCTACCCAAACATCAGGGTTTGTCGTGGCCCTCTGGTGCTTCAAAACCGATCAGCTTGTGGGTGCCGTCGCAGAAGGGCTTGATACGAGACTTCCCGCAGCGGCACAGGGCGACGGTGGGTCGTCCCGCGTCGATCCGATCGCCGTCGGGCGTGACGATCTCGAAGTCGCCCCGCAGCAGCAGCGGCCCGTTCTCATAGGGCGTGACGGTGGCCGGGACGTGCCGACCGGCGGTCATCCGGCCACCCCGACCAGGACCGCGCCGTCGGTGACGGGAAGGTCCGGCGACCCCGGCCGCAGAGAGCTCGCGCCGTGCTCCCAGTCGGCGAGCATCCGTCGGCCGACCCGCCCGCCCAGCGCTTCCGCGGCGGCCGCTCCGAAGAGGACATCGCTGCTCAGGTGCGGCTCGGCCGCGACCAGTCCACCGCACAGGTCATGCGCGGCGATCTGCTCGTGGACCGCGTCGGCGGCGACGTGCTCGTCGTAGAAGAGGGTCGCCTCCGCATCACCGCCGAGCCGGCGCAGGCCGTTGCCGTAGCGGCTGTTGGGCAGGCTCGACGTCATCTCGAACGCGGCGAGCTGCCCGGCGAGTGCGCCACGCAGCCGCCGGTGCAGGGCGAACATCGAGATCAGGTTGTTGATGGCGAGCGAGGTGGCGGGGAGCCGGTCGAGGTAGGCGCCATAGGCCGCATCGAGTCCGAGATGCCGCATCGTGGTGCGGAACAGCTCCGAGTGCATCCGGTCCAGCCGGCCCGACCCGTACTCGTCGATCTGGATCTCGACCAGCGCGGCCTTGGCGCGCCCGGTGAGCCGGGGGATCGCGAAGGTGTGCGGATCCGCCTCTTTGAGCTGGTAGAGCGACTTGTGCACGACGAACTCGCGGAACTGGTCGAGCGTGGCGTGGCGCTGGACGTAGCGGGACAGCGACGGGCCGTCCGTCTCGGCGGTGAGGGCGGTGAGGGCGGCCGGGATCTCGGCGGCCGGAACCGGTGCGGGCGAGCCGACCAGGTCTCGGACCGCGCGCTCGAAGCGCCGTTCGGCCTCGGCGCGGACCGCGAGGACACCGGGGTGCCACTCCCAGGCGTCGTCCACCTCGTCGAAGCCGCCATAGTGCAGCTCATAACAGATGGTGAGAGTGAGCTGCAGGTCGTCGTCGACGAGCGGGTCGCCGTCGCCGAAACCGGGCATCGGTGCGGGTTCCGTGTCGGCCCTCAGCAGCGTGATCAGCGTCGCCGATACCGGTCCGCGTGGTTCGGGAAGTCTCATGGCCGCCCCCGCCGTCTGCGCATGTCACGCCCGGACGGGCGTGCGTCCATGAGCCCTTACCCGGAAGCGTCGCGGGCTAAACCGGCATAATTCTCATATCGGTTACGCGTTGGGAATGGGCAGTGCCGCCGTGACCGTGGTCCCCGACGGTCCGGAGCGCACCAGGACCCGGCCCATCAGCTGGCGTACCAGCCACAGCCCGCGCCCGCTCATCGCTCTCGGACCGGCCTGCGGTGCCCCCGCCTCGGCCGCCAGATCGGTGAAACCTCGGCCCTGGTCGGTGACCTGGCAGAAGAACCACGCCTCATCGCGCCACAGCCACATCCGGCCCCCGCCGCCACCGTGCCGGATCGCGTTGGTGAGCAGCTCGTTGGCGGCGAGGACCAACCGGTCCTGGCCGTCGACGTCGAGGCCGTTCTCCTGGCCGAAGGCGCTCATCGCCTGCCGCAGCCGGCTCAGCGACGGCGTGTCGACCACGAAGGTGGCCGCGCCGGCCGGCGGGATGACGTCCTCGATGGGCGGGTAGCCGTGCGTGAAGACCTGGTCGGGCGCCGCCTCGCGGATCGCCCGCCGACGGATCGCCACCAGCGCTATGTCGTCGCTGGGCACCTCCGGCACCAGCTCGTCGAGCAGGCGGCTGGCGTACTGCTCCAGGTCCGGTTCCGGGGTGCCCGCCGCCGCCACCAGGCGCTCCAGCCCGATGTCGAGGATCTCCCCGCGGCGCTCGATCAGACCGTCGGTGTAGAGCACCAGGGTGTCGCCGGGAGCCAGGGTGAAGGAGCTCTCGGTGGCGGGGCGCACATGGATGCCGAGCAGCGGCCCGTGGCCGTGGAGCAGGCGTGCGCCGTCGGCACCGTGCAGCATCGGCGGCGGGTGGCCGGCGTTGCTCATCAGCACCTCACCGGTGTCCCAGCTGATCGCGATCACGCACATCGTGGCGATCTCGCCGGGGAGCAGGGCGCCGATGAGGATGTTGAGCCGATCGAGGATCGTCGCCGGGCTGTAGCCCTCGATCAGGTAGGCGCGGGTGGCGTGGCGGAGCTCGGCCATCACCGTCGCCGCGTGCAGGGAGTGGCCGCCGACGTCGCCGACCGCGATGACGATGCGGTCCGCCTGCTGCGTCACCTCGTAGAAATCGCCGCCGATCTCGGCGTGGTCGCTCGCCGGCACGTAGCGAACCGCGAGGTCGAAGCCGGACAGCCGGGGTACGCGGCGGGGGAGCAGGCTGCGCTGCAGGGTGAGCGCGAGGTTGTGCTCGCTGGCGAACAGGCGCTGCGACTCGATCGCCGCGACGATCGCCTGGCCGAAGAGGGTGAGCACCGGGCTGTCGGTCAGGCTCGCCGAGGACGGCATGACGACGTAGACGGCGGGCTGCTCGGGACGGGTGTGGAAGGCCGCGACCCGGACCTCGGCGTCGGCGGTCCGCAGCGCCGGCCACCGGTCGGCCGCCTCGTCGCGGATCGTGATGCCGATCGGCTCGTCGCCGAGCTCCATCGTGGCCGGGCGCACCTCGGCGGCCTCGCCGCGGCCGGCGCAGGTGGCCATGATCCAGGCACCGTCGCGGTCTCCGGTGAAGATCGTGACGGCCGAGTCGAAGATCTCGCTGCCGCCGCGGGCGGCCTGCTCCAGCAGGCGGCGCTGGCTCGTGGCGGCACCCATGTCGGCGGTGACGTGCACCAGGCTGGTCAGCCGGGCCGCGAGCCGCTCGGCCTGGAGCCGGGCCTGGTAGTAGCGCAGCACGGAGGCGATGGTGGCGAGCAGCTCGTCGGGGTTGATCGGCTCCACCAGGTAGCCGTCGGCGCCGCCGGAGAGGCCGTGGGTCCGGTCGACCGACTCGACCGCGGCGGCGGAGACGTGGATGACCGGGGTGGTGCCGAAGCGCGGATGCTCCTTGATCCGCTGGCAGATCTCGAAGCCGCTGGCGTCGGGGAGCCGCACGTCGAGCACGACGAGGTCGATGTCGCCCTGCTCGAACCGGTCCAGCGCCTGCGCCCCGGTCTCGGCCTCCACCACGGTGTAGCCGCCGCGCTTGAGCCAGCTGACGAGCACGTAGCGCTTCGACGGGGTGTCGTCGACGACGAGGATGGTGTTGCCGTCGGCGCTCATCGCGGACTCCGGGCGGCCAACCCCACCACGTCACAGAGGTCGTCCAGTGTGGTCGAGGTCTTGTCGAGCACCGTCGTGGTGTGCCGCAGCGCGGCGGCCTCCGTGACGTCCGAGGGGTAGGCGGTGATCACCACCACGGGGATCTCGCGCAGCCGCTCGTCGGCGTGGAGGGCGTCGAGGACCGCGAACCCGTCCAGCTCCGCCAGGCGCAGGTCGAGCAGGACCAGGTCCGGCGGGTGCACCGCGATCACCGCCAGCGCCGTCCGGCCGTCGCCCGCCTCGCGGACGTGGAACCCGCAGCGGCGCAGCACCTCACCGGCCGCGGTGCGGAACGCCTCGTCGTCGTCGACGAGCAGGACATCGGTGGCGCTGCGCGACTCGGCCTGTCCGGAGAGGCCGCCGACCGGCAGGCGAACGGTGAAGGTGCTGCCCCGGTGCAGCTCGCTCGTGAGGGTGAGGGTGCCGTGCAGCGCCTCGACGAGCCGCCTGGCGTAGGGCAGACCGAGCCCCGTGCCCGTGACGGTGGCCTGCAGGGCGTGGCGGACCTGGTGGAACTCCTCGAAGACGCGGTCGATCTCGTCGGGCGGTATGCCGATCCCGGTGTCGGTCACCGTCAGCACCAGGTGGCCGTCGTCGACTGCGGCGGAGAGCCGCACCTCGCCGTCCGGGGTGAACTTCAGCGCGTTGGTGAGCAGGTTGCGCAGCACCTGCGCGAGCATCACCGGATCGGTGCGCACCAGCGGCAGGCCGACCGGGTCCTCGACGACGAGCGCCGTCGTCGGCGAGGCGGGCAGCGCTCGCAGCGTGCCGCGCAGGGTGTCGAAGATCGGTTTGAGGTCGGTGTCCTGCGGCACCGGCTGCAGCCGGCCCGACTCGGCCTTCGCCAGGTCGAGCAGCTCGTTGACGAGCGTGAGCAGGCTGCGCGACGACTCGTCGATCAGCTCCAGCTGCCGGGACTGGTCGGGGCTGAGGGCGTCGGACTGCGGGTCGCGCAGCAGCCGGGTCAGGCCGGTGATGGAGGTGACGGGGGAGCGCAGTTCGTGCGTGACGCTCGCCAGGAACCGCGTCTTCGCCTCGCTCGCCTCGCGCAGCTGCGTGGTGCGCTGGTCCAGCTCGGAGTGGAGCGCCACGACACCGCGGTTGGTGGCT
This portion of the Allocatelliglobosispora scoriae genome encodes:
- a CDS encoding ATP-binding protein — its product is MITRELLRSHISVEQDVFEVRRQGRQLAAALGLETQDQIRVAAALSEAGRRLLALGRVTVVFALWIPDPDDPQVPERPVARALLGFQATVDAPTGEEFVGEIGLTRGLMDLWDVVRTSTTTSVGMARRVPDRALLLDDEELAEVCREIAASSAGTPLEELAEQNRQLLATLAEVQAHRDELLRLNGELEETNRGVVALYTELSDELEATNRGVVALHSELDQRTTQLREASEAKTRFLASVTHELRSPVTSITGLTRLLRDPQSDALSPDQSRQLELIDESSRSLLTLVNELLDLAKAESGRLQPVPQDTDLKPIFDTLRGTLRALPASPTTALVVEDPVGLPLVRTDPVMLAQVLRNLLTNALKFTPDGEVRLSAAVDDGHLVLTVTDTGIGIPPDEIDRVFEEFHQVRHALQATVTGTGLGLPYARRLVEALHGTLTLTSELHRGSTFTVRLPVGGLSGQAESRSATDVLLVDDDEAFRTAAGEVLRRCGFHVREAGDGRTALAVIAVHPPDLVLLDLRLAELDGFAVLDALHADERLREIPVVVITAYPSDVTEAAALRHTTTVLDKTSTTLDDLCDVVGLAARSPR